From Lysobacter auxotrophicus, the proteins below share one genomic window:
- a CDS encoding polysaccharide deacetylase family protein, with the protein MGTLPILMYHGLHREESSRGRFDPVYSVHPEMFARQLDWLVQQGHRVPLLDDALASGNARDVIITFDDGDVSNVEVALPLLLERGLRAEFFVTTDFIGQCGMLAPDDIRRLAAHGMGIGSHGRTHSFLSDLDLAQLHAELDDSRSRLQQICGRAIESIALPGGRGGERELLAAQQLGYRHLLGSVPGPNKRRRTDAWLQRLPVTRNLSLDDFAALVHWRGLPARWMQARHAALALPKRVLGNGGYQRLRERLL; encoded by the coding sequence ATGGGCACGCTGCCGATCCTCATGTACCACGGCCTGCACCGCGAGGAGTCCTCGCGCGGCCGGTTCGACCCCGTCTACAGCGTGCATCCGGAGATGTTCGCGCGGCAGCTCGACTGGCTGGTGCAGCAGGGCCATCGCGTGCCGCTGCTCGACGATGCGCTCGCGTCCGGCAACGCGCGCGACGTGATCATCACCTTCGATGATGGCGACGTGTCCAACGTCGAGGTCGCGTTGCCGCTGCTGCTCGAACGCGGCCTGCGCGCGGAGTTCTTCGTCACCACCGATTTCATCGGCCAGTGCGGCATGCTCGCGCCGGACGACATCCGCCGCCTCGCCGCGCACGGCATGGGCATCGGTTCGCACGGGCGCACGCATTCGTTCCTCTCCGATCTCGACCTCGCGCAGTTGCACGCCGAACTGGACGACAGCCGCAGCCGGTTGCAGCAGATCTGCGGGCGCGCCATCGAGTCGATCGCGTTGCCCGGCGGACGCGGCGGCGAACGCGAACTGCTCGCGGCGCAGCAGCTGGGCTATCGCCATCTGCTCGGTTCGGTACCCGGGCCGAACAAGCGCCGGCGCACGGATGCGTGGCTGCAACGCCTGCCGGTGACGCGCAACCTGTCGCTCGACGATTTCGCTGCGCTGGTGCACTGGCGCGGACTGCCGGCGCGCTGGATGCAGGCGCGGCATGCGGCGCTCGCGCTGCCCAAGCGCGTGCTCGGCAATGGCGGCTACCAGCGCCTGCGCGAGCGCCTGCTGTGA
- a CDS encoding polysaccharide deacetylase family protein codes for MTALLRTWLRYSLALCSHYSGLDGLYRRVSGAGLVILMLHRLREDHDPFPLSVSRTQLRQMLAWLRTRNALVGLDDGLRSLAPERAQKIHYALTFDDGYRDNLGLIDASLGGPVPAVVYVATGHIGGEPIWAYRLVHAVESRSRDQIDLGGLGLGHFDLSLRDDRNRLYELLPPRLKTLEPAELEAWVDHVCEQARPRPLPHEDREMLDWSDVRRLADGGVEIGGHTCSHAILSRLDDAAASEEIGLSRASIAAELGNAPRHFAYPNGGRADFSDRDVRLVRDAGFATATTSIEGVNRQGADPYRLLRFNVHEARFRSPSGRLSKALFFSETSGMLGWLRGLRAA; via the coding sequence TTACTCGCTCGCGCTGTGCAGCCACTACAGCGGGCTCGACGGCCTCTACCGCCGGGTCAGCGGCGCCGGGCTGGTGATCCTGATGCTGCACCGCCTGCGCGAGGACCACGATCCGTTCCCGCTCAGCGTCTCGCGCACGCAGCTGCGGCAGATGCTGGCGTGGCTGCGCACGCGCAATGCGCTGGTCGGGCTGGACGACGGCCTGCGTTCGCTCGCGCCGGAGCGCGCGCAGAAGATCCACTACGCACTCACCTTCGACGACGGCTACCGCGACAACCTCGGGCTGATCGACGCCAGCCTCGGCGGCCCGGTGCCGGCGGTGGTCTACGTCGCAACGGGCCACATCGGCGGCGAGCCGATCTGGGCGTACCGCCTCGTGCATGCGGTGGAATCGCGCAGCCGCGACCAGATCGATCTTGGCGGGCTTGGGCTGGGCCACTTCGATCTGTCGCTACGCGACGATCGCAACCGCCTGTACGAACTGCTCCCGCCGCGCCTGAAGACGCTGGAACCGGCCGAGCTGGAAGCCTGGGTCGACCACGTCTGCGAGCAGGCGCGCCCTCGCCCGCTCCCGCACGAAGACCGCGAGATGCTCGACTGGAGCGACGTGCGGCGCCTGGCCGACGGCGGCGTGGAGATCGGCGGCCACACCTGCAGCCACGCGATCCTGAGCCGGCTCGACGACGCCGCGGCCAGCGAGGAAATCGGGCTGTCGCGCGCGAGCATCGCCGCCGAACTGGGCAACGCGCCGCGCCATTTCGCGTACCCGAACGGCGGGCGCGCCGATTTCAGCGACCGCGATGTGCGCCTGGTGCGCGACGCGGGCTTCGCCACGGCGACCACGTCCATCGAAGGCGTGAACCGTCAGGGTGCCGATCCGTATCGCCTGTTGCGTTTCAACGTGCACGAGGCGCGTTTCCGTTCGCCGTCGGGCCGCCTTTCCAAGGCGCTGTTCTTCAGCGAGACGAGCGGGATGCTCGGCTGGCTGCGCGGACTGCGCGCTGCATGA